The following coding sequences lie in one Arachis ipaensis cultivar K30076 chromosome B03, Araip1.1, whole genome shotgun sequence genomic window:
- the LOC107628723 gene encoding uncharacterized protein LOC107628723 isoform X1, whose product MKNHKPLFFITIFTVLVAVVPTVQLVVASSPPSSSSSSSSSRNVGEWEILTKHNFSSQIQLYPHILLLLTIPWSGEARSLMKDVSLMVSDRFEEFGNLKLMYMHRNIEKMLADSLGASADGISVLYFHYSVSYKYRGRFNARNILSSLRPYMFLAPEEVPLKSLNTPEDLRVFVDSTDKVLVLVDFCGWTPKLLAKSRKNGTENGFSMRGDHLGMGFSGGNDKLPVSSGKTNQKVPENHMCKAELGINNGFCEAPGLGESASVNDGLLEDSKDTTFHVPYSCSPEQFEWFHSFYLKFMTAVREFFLPPERHKFGLVSDKSMLSSLGVDESGSWFAVLYQAGCSSCSKIIKVEDDLNYVLQMNNYFVKELEGNGHDRDPILPANKPSVLLFVDRSSDSSETRGKSKEALDAFRVLAQHYNVVNQAGNNSNDNHVKVSIQDYHEWKSKSEHPKLKLSMTAQKIKLKEKLSSIMLLKDGQQLRLENIASDIKASSLSEIFGYLLQQKKASKLSSLAKDLGFQLLSDDIDIKSANAEQPLSEFQSNQISTETSQEGHTDTVEQENAPHRSAIELQNNPNLNDPSSQHDEVKPPTIVSSNDIKYGDSEESVGDQDLSAANLKLETEDSSDGYTIGEGKSHFIGFNGSFFYSDGNYQLLKSLTGGSTIPSLVIVDPFWQQHYVYPEEETFDFSSVHAFLSEFLNGTLYPYQRSGHVLKGQREATRPPFVNLDFHELDSIPRITTCTFSELVIGFNLSNKENASNAWNKDVLVLFSNSWCAFCQRMEMVVREVYLAIKDYANMLKSGSQDVKEGLDYVTLKLPEIYLLDCTLNDCDLILKSANQGEVYPALILFPAEIKKAILYQGDMAVIDIMKFVADHGSNFHNLIKEKAVLWVSERVVKNQDLYDTLQTEIHEESLHKHSKYVAAPVHDNMVDEVVRPNVMNSPVSDGSHEALSQVMTGSVLIATEKLSGVQPFDRAKILIVAADQLTGFQGLIINKPIEWNVLPTLQEGFEKLKEAPLSFGGPVMQSGLPLSSLTTVSGGSSPEILPGIYFLDQVTTIRRIEELKSANKPADNYWFFLGFSSWGWDQLYHEMAAGAWNLSDDGVRHLNWP is encoded by the exons ATGAAGAATCACAAACCACTATTCTTCATCACCATATTCACGGTGCTAGTCGCAGTGGTACCTACCGTACAACTAGTTGTAGCATCgtcaccaccatcatcatcatcatcatcatcatcatcgcgcAACGTTGGCGAATGGGAGATCCTCACCAAACACAATTTCTCTTCTCAGATCCAACTCTATCCCCACATCCTCCTTCTCCTCACTATTCCAT GGTCTGGTGAGGCTCGTTCTCTTATGAAGGATGTGTCACTAATGGTTTCTGATAGGTTTGAAGAGTTTGGCAATCTGAAATTGATGTATATGCATAGGAATATTGAGAAGATGCTGGCAGATTCCCTTGGTGCTAGTGCTGATGGGATATCAGTGCTTTATTTTCATTATTCCGTGTCTTACAAGTACAGAGGGAGGTTCAATGCCAGGAACATTTTGTCTTCATTGCGTCCTTACATGTTTCTTGCGCCTGAGGAGGTTCCTCTCAAATCCCTCAACACTCCTGAGGATTTGAGAGTCTTCGTCGATTCAACCGATAAGGTTCTGGTTCTTGTTGACTTTTGTGGTTGGACCCCGAAGCTGCTAGCCAAGAGTAGGAAAAATGGAACAGAAAATGGGTTTAGCATGCGAG GTGATCACCTTGGAATGGGCTTTAGCGGAGGGAATGACAAACTTCCAGTATCAAGTGGGAAGACTAACCAGAAGGTGCCTG AGAATCATATGTGCAAGGCGGAACTTGGTATCAATAATGGGTTCTGTGAAGCTCCTGGGCTTGGGGAATCTGCCTCAGTAAATGATGGTCTTCTTGAGGATTCTAAGGATACAACTTTTCATGTTCCATATTCCTGTTCACCTGAACAATTCGAATGGTTTCATTCTTTTTACTTGAAATTCATGACTGCTGTGAGAGAATTCTTTCTGCCTCCAGAACGACATAAATTTGGTCTGGTTTCAGATAAATCAATGCTTTCATCCCTTGGTGTTGATGAATCTGGTTCGTGGTTTGCAGTTCTCTACCAAGCTGGGTGTTCAAGTTGTTCAAAAATTATTAAAGTAGAGGATGACTTGAACTATGTTTTGCAGATGAATAATTATTTTGTCAAAGAG CTGGAAGGTAATGGACATGATCGGGATCCAATTCTACCAGCAAACAAGCCATCAGTACTTTTATTTGTTGATAGATCATCTGACTCCTCTGAGACTAGGGGAAAAAGTAAGGAAGCACTTGATGCTTTTAGAGTATTGGCACAACACTATAATGTTGTGAATCAAGCAGGTAATAATAGCAATGATAATCATGTGAAAGTTTCTATCCAAGATTATCATGAGTGGAAGAGTAAATCTGAGCATCCCAAGTTAAAGTTGTCTATGACAGCTCAGAAGATTAAACTAAAGGAGAAGCTGTCTTCCATCATGCTTCTAAAAGATGGTCAGCAACTTCGTTTGGAAAATATAGCTTCGGATATAAAAGCTAGTTCTTTGAGTGAGATCTTTGGTTACCTTCTCCAGCAAAAGAAGGCTTCAAAACTTAGTTCCCTTGCAAAGGATTTAGGTTTCCAACTTTTATCTGATGATATTGATATCAAGTCAGCAAATGCTGAACAACCACTGTCAGAGTTTcagtcaaatcaaatttcaacagAAACTTCTCAAGAAGGCCATACGGATACTGTAGAGCAGGAAAATGCTCCACATAGATCTGCTATTGAGCTTCAGAACAATCCCAATTTAAATGATCCATCTTCTCAGCATGACGAAGTGAAGCCACCTACTATTGTCTCGAGTAATGATATAAAATATGGGGACTCTGAAGAATCTGTTGGTGATCAAGATCTTTCTGCTGCCAACTTGAAACTGGAAACAGAAGATTCTTCAGATGGGTACACGATCGGGGAAGGAAAGTCTCATTTTATTGGTTTTAATGGTTCTTTTTTCTATTCTGATGGAAATTACCAGTTACTTAAAAGTCTAACTGGGGGTTCTACAATTCCATCTTTGGTTATAGTTGACCCCTTTTGGCAACAACACTATGTTTACCCTGAAGAGGAAACTTTCGACTTTTCTTCAGTGCATGCTTTTCTTTCCGAGTTTCTTAATGGAACCCTGTATCCATATCAGCGGTCAGGACATGTTCTTAAAGGCCAAAGGGAGGCCACCCGTCCTCCATTTGTTAATTTGGATTTTCATGAGCTGGACTCTATACCTAGGATCACGACTTGCACTTTCTCTGAACTTGTTATTGGTTTCAACCTGtctaataaagaaaatgcttCTAATGCATGGAATAAAGATGTGTTGGTCTTGTTTAGCAATAGTTGGTGTGCATTTTGCCAGAGAATGGAAATGGTTGTACGGGAAGTATATTTGGCCATCAAGGACTATGCAAATATGTTGAAGAGTGGATCCCAGGATGTGAAAG AAGGCTTGGATTATGTTACGCTGAAGCTTCCTGAAATCTACTTATTAGATTGTACGTTGAATGACTGTGACTTGATATTGAAGTCAGCAAATCAG GGCGAGGTTTATCCTGCACTGATTTTATTTCCGGCAGAAATCAAGAAAGCTATTCTTTATCAAGGAGATATGGCAGTAATTGATATTATGAAGTTTGTGGCTGACCATGGAAGTAACTTTCATAATCTTATCAAGGAGAAAG CAGTTCTTTGGGTATCTGAGAGGGTAGTGAAGAATCAAGATTTGTATGATACTTTGCAAACTGAAATCCATGAAGAATCACTTCATAAACACAGCAAATATGTTGCAGCCCCAGTTCATGATAACATGGTGGACGAGGTCGTCAGACCTAATGTGATGAATTCACCTGTATCAGATGGATCACATGAAGCATTGTCTCAAGTGATGACTGGTTCAGTGCTAATTGCCACAGAAAAGCTTTCTGGGGTTCAGCCATTTGACAGAGCGAAGATTCTCATCGTGGCAGCTGATCAATTAACCGGATTTCAAGGTCTTATCATTAACAAGCCTATAGAATGGAATGTTCTGCCTACACTCCAAGAAGGATTTGAAAAGCTTAAGGAGGCTCCTCTATCCTTTGGTGGTCCAGTTATGCAATCTGGACTGCCTCTTTCATCTTTAACAACAGTTTCCGGTGGTTCTTCACCCGAAATCCTTCCCGGAATTTACTTTCTTGATCAGGTAACAACAATTCGAAGAATCGAGGAACTAAAGTCAGCAAATAAACCAGCTGATAATTACTGGTTTTTCCTCGGGTTCTCAAGTTGGGGTTGGGACCAGTTATATCATGAAATGGCAGCAGGAGCATGGAACTTGAGTGATGATGGCGTGAGACATTTAAATTGGCCATGA
- the LOC107628723 gene encoding uncharacterized protein LOC107628723 isoform X3 — translation MKNHKPLFFITIFTVLVAVVPTVQLVVASSPPSSSSSSSSSRNVGEWEILTKHNFSSQIQLYPHILLLLTIPWSGEARSLMKDVSLMVSDRFEEFGNLKLMYMHRNIEKMLADSLGASADGISVLYFHYSVSYKYRGRFNARNILSSLRPYMFLAPEEVPLKSLNTPEDLRVFVDSTDKVLVLVDFCGWTPKLLAKSRKNGTENGFSMRGDHLGMGFSGGNDKLPVSSGKTNQKVPENHMCKAELGINNGFCEAPGLGESASVNDGLLEDSKDTTFHVPYSCSPEQFEWFHSFYLKFMTAVREFFLPPERHKFGLVSDKSMLSSLGVDESGSWFAVLYQAGCSSCSKIIKVEDDLNYVLQMNNYFVKELEGNGHDRDPILPANKPSVLLFVDRSSDSSETRGKSKEALDAFRVLAQHYNVVNQAGNNSNDNHVKVSIQDYHEWKSKSEHPKLKLSMTAQKIKLKEKLSSIMLLKDGQQLRLENIASDIKASSLSEIFGYLLQQKKASKLSSLAKDLGFQLLSDDIDIKSANAEQPLSEFQSNQISTETSQEGHTDTVEQENAPHRSAIELQNNPNLNDPSSQHDEVKPPTIVSSNDIKYGDSEESVGDQDLSAANLKLETEDSSDGYTIGEGKSHFIGFNGSFFYSDGNYQLLKSLTGGSTIPSLVIVDPFWQQHYVYPEEETFDFSSVHAFLSEFLNGTLYPYQRSGHVLKGQREATRPPFVNLDFHELDSIPRITTCTFSELVIGFNLSNKENASNAWNKDVLVLFSNSWCAFCQRMEMVVREVYLAIKDYANMLKSGSQDVKGLDYVTLKLPEIYLLDCTLNDCDLILKSANQGEVYPALILFPAEIKKAILYQGDMAVIDIMKFVADHGSNFHNLIKEKAVLWVSERVVKNQDLYDTLQTEIHEESLHKHSKYVAAPVHDNMVDEVVRPNVMNSPVSDGSHEALSQVMTGSVLIATEKLSGVQPFDRAKILIVAADQLTGFQGLIINKPIEWNVLPTLQEGFEKLKEAPLSFGGPVMQSGLPLSSLTTVSGGSSPEILPGIYFLDQVTTIRRIEELKSANKPADNYWFFLGFSSWGWDQLYHEMAAGAWNLSDDGVRHLNWP, via the exons ATGAAGAATCACAAACCACTATTCTTCATCACCATATTCACGGTGCTAGTCGCAGTGGTACCTACCGTACAACTAGTTGTAGCATCgtcaccaccatcatcatcatcatcatcatcatcatcgcgcAACGTTGGCGAATGGGAGATCCTCACCAAACACAATTTCTCTTCTCAGATCCAACTCTATCCCCACATCCTCCTTCTCCTCACTATTCCAT GGTCTGGTGAGGCTCGTTCTCTTATGAAGGATGTGTCACTAATGGTTTCTGATAGGTTTGAAGAGTTTGGCAATCTGAAATTGATGTATATGCATAGGAATATTGAGAAGATGCTGGCAGATTCCCTTGGTGCTAGTGCTGATGGGATATCAGTGCTTTATTTTCATTATTCCGTGTCTTACAAGTACAGAGGGAGGTTCAATGCCAGGAACATTTTGTCTTCATTGCGTCCTTACATGTTTCTTGCGCCTGAGGAGGTTCCTCTCAAATCCCTCAACACTCCTGAGGATTTGAGAGTCTTCGTCGATTCAACCGATAAGGTTCTGGTTCTTGTTGACTTTTGTGGTTGGACCCCGAAGCTGCTAGCCAAGAGTAGGAAAAATGGAACAGAAAATGGGTTTAGCATGCGAG GTGATCACCTTGGAATGGGCTTTAGCGGAGGGAATGACAAACTTCCAGTATCAAGTGGGAAGACTAACCAGAAGGTGCCTG AGAATCATATGTGCAAGGCGGAACTTGGTATCAATAATGGGTTCTGTGAAGCTCCTGGGCTTGGGGAATCTGCCTCAGTAAATGATGGTCTTCTTGAGGATTCTAAGGATACAACTTTTCATGTTCCATATTCCTGTTCACCTGAACAATTCGAATGGTTTCATTCTTTTTACTTGAAATTCATGACTGCTGTGAGAGAATTCTTTCTGCCTCCAGAACGACATAAATTTGGTCTGGTTTCAGATAAATCAATGCTTTCATCCCTTGGTGTTGATGAATCTGGTTCGTGGTTTGCAGTTCTCTACCAAGCTGGGTGTTCAAGTTGTTCAAAAATTATTAAAGTAGAGGATGACTTGAACTATGTTTTGCAGATGAATAATTATTTTGTCAAAGAG CTGGAAGGTAATGGACATGATCGGGATCCAATTCTACCAGCAAACAAGCCATCAGTACTTTTATTTGTTGATAGATCATCTGACTCCTCTGAGACTAGGGGAAAAAGTAAGGAAGCACTTGATGCTTTTAGAGTATTGGCACAACACTATAATGTTGTGAATCAAGCAGGTAATAATAGCAATGATAATCATGTGAAAGTTTCTATCCAAGATTATCATGAGTGGAAGAGTAAATCTGAGCATCCCAAGTTAAAGTTGTCTATGACAGCTCAGAAGATTAAACTAAAGGAGAAGCTGTCTTCCATCATGCTTCTAAAAGATGGTCAGCAACTTCGTTTGGAAAATATAGCTTCGGATATAAAAGCTAGTTCTTTGAGTGAGATCTTTGGTTACCTTCTCCAGCAAAAGAAGGCTTCAAAACTTAGTTCCCTTGCAAAGGATTTAGGTTTCCAACTTTTATCTGATGATATTGATATCAAGTCAGCAAATGCTGAACAACCACTGTCAGAGTTTcagtcaaatcaaatttcaacagAAACTTCTCAAGAAGGCCATACGGATACTGTAGAGCAGGAAAATGCTCCACATAGATCTGCTATTGAGCTTCAGAACAATCCCAATTTAAATGATCCATCTTCTCAGCATGACGAAGTGAAGCCACCTACTATTGTCTCGAGTAATGATATAAAATATGGGGACTCTGAAGAATCTGTTGGTGATCAAGATCTTTCTGCTGCCAACTTGAAACTGGAAACAGAAGATTCTTCAGATGGGTACACGATCGGGGAAGGAAAGTCTCATTTTATTGGTTTTAATGGTTCTTTTTTCTATTCTGATGGAAATTACCAGTTACTTAAAAGTCTAACTGGGGGTTCTACAATTCCATCTTTGGTTATAGTTGACCCCTTTTGGCAACAACACTATGTTTACCCTGAAGAGGAAACTTTCGACTTTTCTTCAGTGCATGCTTTTCTTTCCGAGTTTCTTAATGGAACCCTGTATCCATATCAGCGGTCAGGACATGTTCTTAAAGGCCAAAGGGAGGCCACCCGTCCTCCATTTGTTAATTTGGATTTTCATGAGCTGGACTCTATACCTAGGATCACGACTTGCACTTTCTCTGAACTTGTTATTGGTTTCAACCTGtctaataaagaaaatgcttCTAATGCATGGAATAAAGATGTGTTGGTCTTGTTTAGCAATAGTTGGTGTGCATTTTGCCAGAGAATGGAAATGGTTGTACGGGAAGTATATTTGGCCATCAAGGACTATGCAAATATGTTGAAGAGTGGATCCCAGGATGTGAAAG GCTTGGATTATGTTACGCTGAAGCTTCCTGAAATCTACTTATTAGATTGTACGTTGAATGACTGTGACTTGATATTGAAGTCAGCAAATCAG GGCGAGGTTTATCCTGCACTGATTTTATTTCCGGCAGAAATCAAGAAAGCTATTCTTTATCAAGGAGATATGGCAGTAATTGATATTATGAAGTTTGTGGCTGACCATGGAAGTAACTTTCATAATCTTATCAAGGAGAAAG CAGTTCTTTGGGTATCTGAGAGGGTAGTGAAGAATCAAGATTTGTATGATACTTTGCAAACTGAAATCCATGAAGAATCACTTCATAAACACAGCAAATATGTTGCAGCCCCAGTTCATGATAACATGGTGGACGAGGTCGTCAGACCTAATGTGATGAATTCACCTGTATCAGATGGATCACATGAAGCATTGTCTCAAGTGATGACTGGTTCAGTGCTAATTGCCACAGAAAAGCTTTCTGGGGTTCAGCCATTTGACAGAGCGAAGATTCTCATCGTGGCAGCTGATCAATTAACCGGATTTCAAGGTCTTATCATTAACAAGCCTATAGAATGGAATGTTCTGCCTACACTCCAAGAAGGATTTGAAAAGCTTAAGGAGGCTCCTCTATCCTTTGGTGGTCCAGTTATGCAATCTGGACTGCCTCTTTCATCTTTAACAACAGTTTCCGGTGGTTCTTCACCCGAAATCCTTCCCGGAATTTACTTTCTTGATCAGGTAACAACAATTCGAAGAATCGAGGAACTAAAGTCAGCAAATAAACCAGCTGATAATTACTGGTTTTTCCTCGGGTTCTCAAGTTGGGGTTGGGACCAGTTATATCATGAAATGGCAGCAGGAGCATGGAACTTGAGTGATGATGGCGTGAGACATTTAAATTGGCCATGA
- the LOC107628723 gene encoding uncharacterized protein LOC107628723 isoform X4: MKNHKPLFFITIFTVLVAVVPTVQLVVASSPPSSSSSSSSSRNVGEWEILTKHNFSSQIQLYPHILLLLTIPWSGEARSLMKDVSLMVSDRFEEFGNLKLMYMHRNIEKMLADSLGASADGISVLYFHYSVSYKYRGRFNARNILSSLRPYMFLAPEEVPLKSLNTPEDLRVFVDSTDKVLVLVDFCGWTPKLLAKSRKNGTENGFSMRGDHLGMGFSGGNDKLPVSSGKTNQKVPENHMCKAELGINNGFCEAPGLGESASVNDGLLEDSKDTTFHVPYSCSPEQFEWFHSFYLKFMTAVREFFLPPERHKFGLVSDKSMLSSLGVDESGSWFAVLYQAGCSSCSKIIKVEDDLNYVLQMNNYFVKELEGNGHDRDPILPANKPSVLLFVDRSSDSSETRGKSKEALDAFRVLAQHYNVVNQAGNNSNDNHVKVSIQDYHEWKSKSEHPKLKLSMTAQKIKLKEKLSSIMLLKDGQQLRLENIASDIKASSLSEIFGYLLQQKKASKLSSLAKDLGFQLLSDDIDIKSANAEQPLSEFQSNQISTETSQEGHTDTVEQENAPHRSAIELQNNPNLNDPSSQHDEVKPPTIVSSNDIKYGDSEESVGDQDLSAANLKLETEDSSDGYTIGEGKSHFIGFNGSFFYSDGNYQLLKSLTGGSTIPSLVIVDPFWQQHYVYPEEETFDFSSVHAFLSEFLNGTLYPYQRSGHVLKGQREATRPPFVNLDFHELDSIPRITTCTFSELVIGFNLSNKENASNAWNKDVLVLFSNSWCAFCQRMEMVVREVYLAIKDYANMLKSGSQDVKGLDYVTLKLPEIYLLDCTLNDCDLILKSANQGEVYPALILFPAEIKKAILYQGDMAVIDIMKFVADHGSNFHNLIKEKVLWVSERVVKNQDLYDTLQTEIHEESLHKHSKYVAAPVHDNMVDEVVRPNVMNSPVSDGSHEALSQVMTGSVLIATEKLSGVQPFDRAKILIVAADQLTGFQGLIINKPIEWNVLPTLQEGFEKLKEAPLSFGGPVMQSGLPLSSLTTVSGGSSPEILPGIYFLDQVTTIRRIEELKSANKPADNYWFFLGFSSWGWDQLYHEMAAGAWNLSDDGVRHLNWP; this comes from the exons ATGAAGAATCACAAACCACTATTCTTCATCACCATATTCACGGTGCTAGTCGCAGTGGTACCTACCGTACAACTAGTTGTAGCATCgtcaccaccatcatcatcatcatcatcatcatcatcgcgcAACGTTGGCGAATGGGAGATCCTCACCAAACACAATTTCTCTTCTCAGATCCAACTCTATCCCCACATCCTCCTTCTCCTCACTATTCCAT GGTCTGGTGAGGCTCGTTCTCTTATGAAGGATGTGTCACTAATGGTTTCTGATAGGTTTGAAGAGTTTGGCAATCTGAAATTGATGTATATGCATAGGAATATTGAGAAGATGCTGGCAGATTCCCTTGGTGCTAGTGCTGATGGGATATCAGTGCTTTATTTTCATTATTCCGTGTCTTACAAGTACAGAGGGAGGTTCAATGCCAGGAACATTTTGTCTTCATTGCGTCCTTACATGTTTCTTGCGCCTGAGGAGGTTCCTCTCAAATCCCTCAACACTCCTGAGGATTTGAGAGTCTTCGTCGATTCAACCGATAAGGTTCTGGTTCTTGTTGACTTTTGTGGTTGGACCCCGAAGCTGCTAGCCAAGAGTAGGAAAAATGGAACAGAAAATGGGTTTAGCATGCGAG GTGATCACCTTGGAATGGGCTTTAGCGGAGGGAATGACAAACTTCCAGTATCAAGTGGGAAGACTAACCAGAAGGTGCCTG AGAATCATATGTGCAAGGCGGAACTTGGTATCAATAATGGGTTCTGTGAAGCTCCTGGGCTTGGGGAATCTGCCTCAGTAAATGATGGTCTTCTTGAGGATTCTAAGGATACAACTTTTCATGTTCCATATTCCTGTTCACCTGAACAATTCGAATGGTTTCATTCTTTTTACTTGAAATTCATGACTGCTGTGAGAGAATTCTTTCTGCCTCCAGAACGACATAAATTTGGTCTGGTTTCAGATAAATCAATGCTTTCATCCCTTGGTGTTGATGAATCTGGTTCGTGGTTTGCAGTTCTCTACCAAGCTGGGTGTTCAAGTTGTTCAAAAATTATTAAAGTAGAGGATGACTTGAACTATGTTTTGCAGATGAATAATTATTTTGTCAAAGAG CTGGAAGGTAATGGACATGATCGGGATCCAATTCTACCAGCAAACAAGCCATCAGTACTTTTATTTGTTGATAGATCATCTGACTCCTCTGAGACTAGGGGAAAAAGTAAGGAAGCACTTGATGCTTTTAGAGTATTGGCACAACACTATAATGTTGTGAATCAAGCAGGTAATAATAGCAATGATAATCATGTGAAAGTTTCTATCCAAGATTATCATGAGTGGAAGAGTAAATCTGAGCATCCCAAGTTAAAGTTGTCTATGACAGCTCAGAAGATTAAACTAAAGGAGAAGCTGTCTTCCATCATGCTTCTAAAAGATGGTCAGCAACTTCGTTTGGAAAATATAGCTTCGGATATAAAAGCTAGTTCTTTGAGTGAGATCTTTGGTTACCTTCTCCAGCAAAAGAAGGCTTCAAAACTTAGTTCCCTTGCAAAGGATTTAGGTTTCCAACTTTTATCTGATGATATTGATATCAAGTCAGCAAATGCTGAACAACCACTGTCAGAGTTTcagtcaaatcaaatttcaacagAAACTTCTCAAGAAGGCCATACGGATACTGTAGAGCAGGAAAATGCTCCACATAGATCTGCTATTGAGCTTCAGAACAATCCCAATTTAAATGATCCATCTTCTCAGCATGACGAAGTGAAGCCACCTACTATTGTCTCGAGTAATGATATAAAATATGGGGACTCTGAAGAATCTGTTGGTGATCAAGATCTTTCTGCTGCCAACTTGAAACTGGAAACAGAAGATTCTTCAGATGGGTACACGATCGGGGAAGGAAAGTCTCATTTTATTGGTTTTAATGGTTCTTTTTTCTATTCTGATGGAAATTACCAGTTACTTAAAAGTCTAACTGGGGGTTCTACAATTCCATCTTTGGTTATAGTTGACCCCTTTTGGCAACAACACTATGTTTACCCTGAAGAGGAAACTTTCGACTTTTCTTCAGTGCATGCTTTTCTTTCCGAGTTTCTTAATGGAACCCTGTATCCATATCAGCGGTCAGGACATGTTCTTAAAGGCCAAAGGGAGGCCACCCGTCCTCCATTTGTTAATTTGGATTTTCATGAGCTGGACTCTATACCTAGGATCACGACTTGCACTTTCTCTGAACTTGTTATTGGTTTCAACCTGtctaataaagaaaatgcttCTAATGCATGGAATAAAGATGTGTTGGTCTTGTTTAGCAATAGTTGGTGTGCATTTTGCCAGAGAATGGAAATGGTTGTACGGGAAGTATATTTGGCCATCAAGGACTATGCAAATATGTTGAAGAGTGGATCCCAGGATGTGAAAG GCTTGGATTATGTTACGCTGAAGCTTCCTGAAATCTACTTATTAGATTGTACGTTGAATGACTGTGACTTGATATTGAAGTCAGCAAATCAG GGCGAGGTTTATCCTGCACTGATTTTATTTCCGGCAGAAATCAAGAAAGCTATTCTTTATCAAGGAGATATGGCAGTAATTGATATTATGAAGTTTGTGGCTGACCATGGAAGTAACTTTCATAATCTTATCAAGGAGAAAG TTCTTTGGGTATCTGAGAGGGTAGTGAAGAATCAAGATTTGTATGATACTTTGCAAACTGAAATCCATGAAGAATCACTTCATAAACACAGCAAATATGTTGCAGCCCCAGTTCATGATAACATGGTGGACGAGGTCGTCAGACCTAATGTGATGAATTCACCTGTATCAGATGGATCACATGAAGCATTGTCTCAAGTGATGACTGGTTCAGTGCTAATTGCCACAGAAAAGCTTTCTGGGGTTCAGCCATTTGACAGAGCGAAGATTCTCATCGTGGCAGCTGATCAATTAACCGGATTTCAAGGTCTTATCATTAACAAGCCTATAGAATGGAATGTTCTGCCTACACTCCAAGAAGGATTTGAAAAGCTTAAGGAGGCTCCTCTATCCTTTGGTGGTCCAGTTATGCAATCTGGACTGCCTCTTTCATCTTTAACAACAGTTTCCGGTGGTTCTTCACCCGAAATCCTTCCCGGAATTTACTTTCTTGATCAGGTAACAACAATTCGAAGAATCGAGGAACTAAAGTCAGCAAATAAACCAGCTGATAATTACTGGTTTTTCCTCGGGTTCTCAAGTTGGGGTTGGGACCAGTTATATCATGAAATGGCAGCAGGAGCATGGAACTTGAGTGATGATGGCGTGAGACATTTAAATTGGCCATGA